ggcacctccctctgcaactggatcctgaacttcctaactcacagaccacaatcagtaaggataggcaacaacacctcctccacgatcatcctcaacaccagtgccccacgaggctgtgttctcagccccctaacatactccttctacacctatgactgtgcggctaaatttccctccaattcgattttcaagtttgctgacgacaccacagcactgggtcggatttcaaacaatgatgagacagagtacaggaatgagatagagaacctggtgaactggtgcggcaacaataatccctccctcaatgtcaacaaaacaaaggagattgtcatcgacttgaggaagcataaagaagaacatgcccatgtcgacatcaatggggacgaagtagaaagggtcgagagtttcaggtttttaggtatccagatcaccaaaaacatgtcctggtctccccatgtcgacactcttgttaagaaagctcaccaacgcctctactttctcagaagactatggaaatttggcatgtcagctacgactctcaccaacctttacaaatgcaccatagaaagcattctttctggttgtagcacagcttggtatggctcctgctctgcccaagactgcaaggatctacaaaaggttgtgaatgtagcccaatccatcatgcgaaccagcctcccatccattgactctgtctacacttcccgctgcctcggcaaagcagccagcatagttaaggaccccaagcaccccgacattctctcttccaccttcttccctcgggataaagatacaaaagtctgaggttacgtaccaccgactcaagaatagcttcttctctgctgctgtcagtcttttgaatggacttaccttgcattcagttgatctttctctacactctcactctgactgtaacactacattctgcactctctcatttccttctctatgaatggtatgttttctctgtataccgtgcaagaaacaacacttttcactgtatgttaatacatgtgacaataataaatcaaatcaaaagctcctcaaagaactctaacagatttgtcagacatgacctccccttgacaaagccgtgctgactcagtcctactttatcctgcacttccaagtactctgtgatctcagctttaataatggactcggaAATCTTGGCAATGACCGAAGTCGGGCGAatttggaaccctcacccattccattgtgacctcacactccgacccattccattgtgacgtcacaccctcacccattccattgtgacgtcacactccgacccattccattgtgacgtcacactctcacccattccattgtgacgtcacaccctcacacattccattgtgacgtcacaccctcacccattccattgtgacatcactccccgatcacaatccctgccggcctcccacatgcagcctcaatggcggtgaTGCACtatctatcaatcaagcaaagactagtttgtttgcaagaacaaataggcttttattcgcaaaagacttggagcacacacccatgctgatgaactggtccagcaactgaggcaggagggtggggagcagtcaccttcatacctggacggggggggaggagtctcatgcagggctggcaggggcatgcccagacatgccacacacacacacacacacaggcaataagcttaacagtggtttatcacaggcggcagtcagcccgggtctaacactacaagctgccgctccatttggtacaaagcgggggaccgggaagttcatttccggggtttgggtttgaacaataTGTTTACAaaatctctccacccacccgccacatttatcattccccgcacgccgccctctacctcgtattgatctcgcttccaagttAAAACCGTCCctctgtccgtcgccattacccgcactgcgcatgcttcaggtcctccagccccgcccctcattcactccgattggttggaggaccagccgctcccgctcggttctccagcaccgccccctcttcctattggtccggagctgccgtcaatcagtccccgggcattgtgatgtggagcatgcgcagtgtcattgctgtccttggcgcttgtttgtcccggagaagcggagtcagcgttaggcggtggctgggaggatttggaaacactttgtggatccgcaaacccttcagaatcattgtcagctccctggtttgcagctgcggggcttctccctccctcccgggaacaggcccaggttaacggccccatcctggctcagccactggaggatggttcacatcagaggatgggggagggggacaataaataagaggttacactttggcctcaaatcaatgaggactctgatctctgggaaggaaggaaaccctgggaggtgggcggggaggattcacaaacacccgctggaggccccaacacccccagtaagacccattggttttattgtcagtctgcagacagcagctggagaactgaacccagacagaggagagggagggagaaaactgggagtggaggaaagaaatgatgcagatggtgagatgggtttaagcccagggaggagggagagtgtgtgggacggggatttccagattttggggaacaagagaggaaaaaatgttctggagaaactagaattgtctgttcagagtttctattccggactgacagtgatgacttttccaaattttttttgcAGGATATTGGAAGTGGAGGATTGGTagacagaaaactcaaaccgAACATCATGACTGGCAAAGTCATTTTGTTCATTTGGAGCTGAAGATCATTGGTCTTTGAATGCGGGAGGAGAAATGTTTGACTCTTCTGTCTGTCAgcaaagattttaaacatcagtgtgaccggaaaagcattggaacaaacacacacccgattgggagtgttccagtgaactgactgtggaaagagctttaaccagtccacagtctgaaagaacatCACACAGTTCACAGCAGAGTGAAACtacatgtatgttgtgtgtgtggacgaggtttcaactgatcatccaacctggagaaacacaagggcacaagcaccatggagaaaccgtggaaatgtgtggagtgcgggaaaggattcggtttcccatcacaactggaagttcattgcagtcacactggggagagaccgttcacctgctccgagtgtcggaagggattcacccattcacagaaccttctgactcaccaacggGTTCATACTGggaagaggccgttcacctgccctgtgtgtgggaagggattcactcgctcatcccacattgtgacacaccaacttgttcacactgatgagagaatgtttccaccttctgactgtgagaagagttttaaatgcaaaaaagatctgctgacacaccaacgcattcacactggggagagaccattcacctgctctgtgtgtgggaaaggattcattcagtcatcccacctgcagacacatcaacttgttcactctgacAACAAACTTTTAaattgttctgactgtgagaagggctttaaaaacaaaaaggatctgctgacgcaccaatatactcacactggggagaggccattcacctgctgtgtgtgtgggaagggattcagccgccCATCTGCCCcattgaaccaccagagaattcacactggggagaggcccttcacctgctccgactgtgggaagggattcattaattcatccaaccttctgatacaccagcaactccacacaggggatcgaccgttcacctgctctgaatgtgggaagggattcacccgttcatacaaccttctgacacaccagcaggttcacagtgaggagaggccattcacttgctccatgtgtgggaagcgattcactcgttcatccaacctattgaatcaccagcgagttcacactggggagaggccgttcacctgctccatgtgtgggaagggattcagtcagtcatctaacctgctgacacatcagaaaattcacatttacctgctctgtctgtgggaagggattttctcatttctcttatcttctgaaacaccagcgagttcacactggggagaggctgttcacctgtaatgtctgtggaaagggatttattcagtcatcccacctgctaacacaccagcgagttcacaagggactgcaaggtttggattctacacttattgatgctgttaatcatatccaggtctgaatcatcttcactctgacttttttcttctgttgaggtttgatattctgaataaatgtgaaatcgacatttgattgaatcattgttgtagatttttgtcttttccatttgagtgtttaacgtcaccaggctggagctcagaaagggcaatctgagggaggatcatacagtaggaacagaacttcattcttgacacagtccttcagggtcacgctgagagggacaaacagcactttggtctttttcgtcacttttcactgacagcaaagtccccgcgtgggtgaatcctgaggtgtgtaaaaaatgtgtcccagtcgttcttttccatggttcagagctcctaGACACGGAaaagaagctcctttacaactgtgtttaaagtcaggaagaacaatggtgaatgctggaaacgtgctgtcaaagattggtgtaaaactgggatctattcctgactgagagtgaaacggcaggtttaggtttccagactaaaaatgcaaaaaagtctaaaacattttaatgtgtgtgtgtcagtcctggtttattgaacagaaactggcgtcaaataaattggttgaagtctgcatcaaagtagcagctggagaagttcaaaggagcctgttaactgctgggacaattagacaacaatttgattcccagatagagaaggagctgcagtgtgtgtccaagaattctcagttttgttgatgtgtgcttcccatacactatccttttaaataaacctcactcctttcagcctttaaccattataaacagaacagagagaagctgagcagcaacagagccctgactgaccatttaagaatgagtgatgtgttcagctgaagtttcctgttggcagttttctgggtgatctccttattttgattattctcagtgacccctgggtgtgaacctgctctcctctctttcagacattcactcactaacatctcttctctctcagaaactcaatcgctcaacatctctcatctctctcacactcactgaattgtctctctctctctccaggcattcactcacaccttaccttccacctctcttacactctaacctcactcctctctcacattcacttaatctctctcctctcagaaactgtcttcgtcacttaatgtctctctatctttctttcaaacactcactcgtttaaccttcctatttcagatctgcttaaacttattcattgttttctctctctcattacctctttctgaaaaagcacaaacacacttcatctctcttcactgtctgagaaaacatctaattgatggagattcaatcctccctgcttctctctcccacttcctctgacaggccctgactcactttaaatctcctcttttctaataacgctctttgggaaaactcatttgttctctaattcctcctcatttctcccagtgatgaccctcagtccatctcccaattcagtgaatgtTAAAAACccaaataatctcctttcttcattgtttaaaatgggaatggaggtgaatgtaatgctgagagcggcagcaatctgtgtggttgttcttgatgctgtcagagtgagttcaccctcacaggaaggaagactgttcacggtgataacatcaaactgacaccggctgtttcattctcaggtaacacaacttcctgtttctctgctgccggttcAAAAACGCACTTCTCatttctgagcagaaaataaatccaggcacaacaatctggtgagaacatctgtcaatgcggcctttatctgtccacagagtcagggcagagtcacacaggtcacattgtggtgacatttacaaatgagccagttatttctgttcagagtttccattcgcagatataaccagctgtgtctgtggatcagttactgagttccctctgctccccatagctgggaactgatagcctgctcccttatattttatatcattctctctgtattgcttgtttcctctgattctcagcttttatctttgaccacctcaactttctgctttttaaaatctttctcaatttttctctcagtctttctgtctctcctttcctctgtatctctctcagtctctgtgtgttcctatttaatcgagatgttcaaaatcatgaagaatttctgattgggcggcacagtagtacagtggttagcactgctgcttcacagctccagggtcccaggttcgattcccggctcgggtcactgtctgtgtggagtttgcacattctccttgtgtcggcgtgggtttcctccgggtgctccggtttcctcccacagtccaaagatgtgcgggttaggttgattggccaggttaaaaattgccccttcgagtcctgtgtaggttagagggattagcgggtaaatatgtgggggtagggcctgggtgggattgtggtcggtgcagactcgatgggccgaatggcctccttctgcactgtagggtttctatgattctatgattacagagggaaaaacagggagaaaagcagaaaaacccggcaggtccggcggcatctgttcagagagaaacagttaacattttgagtccatataattcttcagggcaggaaaaacatgCGTTATCCATCTTAGATGAGGGAATGtgatggggagatttaatagaggtgtttaaaatgacaaatgatttatgatagtgtcaatggagagaaattatCTCCCAGGAGCAGGAGGGTTTGTCGATGGAGAGAATCGATTTGCTAggtgcaggagggtctgtaagCAGAGAACACAGAGATTTAATTCAATTAACAACAGAACTGGAGGGGGTGATAAGGAGAATGTTTTACACAATAACttgatatgatctggaatgcacaaactgacaagtgctagaagcaggtttaatagtagctttcaaagggaattggataaatacttgcagaaggtaaattggcagagttatggtgaatgggattaattggacagttcactcatctttgtgacattctgaatgtttctctcctaAGGTTTTAAGATTTGATCTTTTCGGTTataatgtgtctcaaacagaagattaaaatattgtgtttgatgagctgtcagatctctttcctgtgtgtctgtgtaacttGAGAACTGGAGATGACCATGAGgaggaactgattattttcagttcctctaacagatacacctcagatatcagaaatctcaggagttccccatgtcctcaatattctcgcctcgagtataacagctctcagtcaggccgagtcagtcacatgtgtctctgtcatgatgtttccacttgtattttatcactcacctcccagtgacactcaccACAACACAGACGCCTTAAAATATCATTGCTCCCTTACACTTTGTCCTCCTATtataatcaaatgtttgttgggcctcttgtctccattaatgtcatagaaaccctacagtgtagaaggaggccattcggcccatcgagtctgcaccgaccacaatcccacccaggccctacccccacatatttacctgctaatccctctaacctacgcattttaggattctaaggggcaatttttaatctggtcaatcaacctaacccgcacatctttggactgtgggaggaaaccggagcacccggaggaaacccacgcagacacgaggagaatgtgcaaactccacacagacagtgacccgagccgggaatcgaacccgggaccctggagctgtgaagcagcagtgctaaccactgcgctaccgtgtcagattacctgcagttaaaatgacctcagagacactgaaactGCAGTTGTAGAATACAGCAGAATTGGAGTAACAGACAGGTTATTGTCTGATACTGACAGTGGCAGAGTAACACACATCggaatttaaatacattatatcaatagaccatgactcactcacactgtcaaatGAAACCGAAACTTTGGTTATGGTGcacgagatactgactgtattaccATTACATTGGATCCAATGCTGTGTTCGCTAAcatactgcaacatgacttattatttgaacaaacattgtatttgttacactcagagtaagtcagtgctttgctgtgttgtctctgtgccccatctccactctgattgtattggagcctgtgtgtgtcattgttacactgagactctgttattgctaatgtggagatgccggcgttggactggggtaaacatagtaagaagtttaacaacaccaggtgaaagtccaacaggtttatttggtagaaaaagccacaagctttcggagccttaagctccttcttcaggtgagtgggaattctgttcacaaacagggcatataaagacacaaactcaatttacagaatagtggttggaatgcgaatacttacagctattcaagtcttaaaggtacaaacaatgcgagtggagagagcatcaagacaggctaaagagatgtgtattgtctccagacaggacagccagtgagactctgcaagtccaggcaagctgtggggattacagatagtgtgacatgaacccaatatcccggttgaggccgtcctcgtgtgtgcggaacttggctatcagtttctgctcagcgactctgcgctgtcgtgtgtcgtgaaggcagccttggagaacgcttacccgaagatcagaggctgaatgcccgtgaccgctcaagtgctccccaacaggaagagaacagttttgcctggtgattgtcgagcggtgttcatccatccgttgtcgcagtgtctgcatggtttccccaatgtaccatgcctcaggacatcctttcttgcagcgtatcaggtagacaacgttggccgagttgcaagagtatgtaccgtgtacctggtggatggtgttctcacgtgagatgatggcatctgtgtcgatgatccggcacgtcttgcagaggttgctgtggcagggttgtgtggtgtcgtggtcactgttctcctgaaggctgggtagtttgctgcggacaatggcctgtttgaggttgtgcggttgtttgaaggcaagaagtgggggtgtggggatggccttggtgagatgttcgtcttcatcgatgacatgttgatggctccggagaagatgccgtagcttctccgctccggggaagtactggacgacgaagggtactctgtccaccttgtcccgtgtttgtcttctgaggaggtcggtgcggtttttcgctgtggcgcgtcggaactgtcgatcgatgagttgagcgccatatcctgttcttatgagggcatctttcagcgtctggaggtgtctgttgcgatcctcctcatccgagcagatcctgtgtatacggagggcgtgtccgtaggggatggcttgttTAACGTGGTTAGAGTGgaagctctccactcacattgttt
This portion of the Mustelus asterias unplaced genomic scaffold, sMusAst1.hap1.1 HAP1_SCAFFOLD_106, whole genome shotgun sequence genome encodes:
- the LOC144484384 gene encoding uncharacterized protein LOC144484384, which produces MEKPWKCVECGKGFGFPSQLEVHCSHTGERPFTCSECRKGFTHSQNLLTHQRVHTGKRPFTCPVCGKGFTRSSHIVTHQLVHTDERMFPPSDCEKSFKCKKDLLTHQRIHTGERPFTCSVCGKGFIQSSHLQTHQLVHSDNKLLNCSDCEKGFKNKKDLLTHQYTHTGERPFTCCVCGKGFSRPSAPLNHQRIHTGERPFTCSDCGKGFINSSNLLIHQQLHTGDRPFTCSECGKGFTRSYNLLTHQQVHSEERPFTCSMCGKRFTRSSNLLNHQRVHTGERPFTCSMCGKGFSQSSNLLTHQKIHIYLLCLWEGIFSFLLSSETPASSHWGEAVHL